Within Haloarcula halobia, the genomic segment CCGGCAATTCACCGGCCGCTTCATTGGGCCCAGCCCCGGCCCGGTCGTGGGCGGACGTCTGGAGCCGGCTGCCCGACCACCCGTTCCTGGCAGATACCAGTCGCCGCTCGCGCAACCTTGATGCGCAACTTCGGCGCATCCGGTCGTGGTCGACGGCGCTACAGTTCATCGAAGACTTCGAACTACACGCCCAGCGAAAGGCAGGGGGGCTCTGATTATGGCTGCGCTCCGTACCCACCCTCGCACGCTCGATAGCCAGCGCCGAAATTCAGTGAGTTGGAGGCCAGCCCGCCGCAATGGTGAGTGGAAACAAGGGGGTGTCACACAGTGACACGCATTCAGGAAGTCCTCCTGAAACTGGAGACGAGCCATGGGCACCCCCTACTACATCTCGGGCAACGCCCTCTATAGCGCGCTCGCCCGACGCCTCTCGGAAGAAACCAAACGCCACCTGCAGGTGAGTGCCGGCATGTTCGTGCCGGGCGAACACGGCGGCTTTCCAGATGCCCATTCCCAGTCGGGTGGCGTCTCCTTCTTCGGGACGGGCCTGCGCCCGGTCGAGCGCTACGACGACCTGTTCGTCTTCCGGGATATGGCCCAGCGCTGGCTCTCGGACACACGCCCGCGTGACGCGCACAATACACACCCACTTCAGGAGTTCAGCACGACCGCTGGCTACGCCCCCACGCGAAGCTCGGCCGGCCACCCGAGAAACGCATCACGAAGCGCACGGTGTCGTGGTACGTCCACTGCTACGTCCATCTTGACGAACCCACTGGCCAGACGACGTTCCCGTTCCCCGCGTGCATGTTCGATGGCCTGCGTCTCGGTGGCGCGCGAAACTATGGCTTCGGGCTGATGGAGTGTGTCGAGACGCGCTGTGTCGACCTCTCGGACCTGGCGTACGACCGGCTCGAAACCGCCGATGCCTACCAGCTGGAACTGCTGACGCCGTACGTCACAGCGAGCGAGTATCCTGACGCCGACGACCAGTCGATCCTGGTGGTGGGACGGTGAGGGCGACCTTCGGACGCGGTCGAGTACGCTCGCCCGCGGTGACGACATCTATCCGCTGGAGACGGTCGACCACGGACAGGTCGTCGGGTACGCCGGATCGGACCCCATCCAGACGGCCAAAAACGGCCTCTTGCGCGTCGGGACCCACTCGCAACTGGGCTTCGGTGAGTTTCGGCTTCGGCCGGCCGAGGACGACCGCGTCCCCGACCGACAGCGAACCAGGCGGCGGAGCCGACTTCCAAGCCACATGCTGCGCCGGAGGCCACCGATGAGCGATCCGCTGGAACTCGTTGCCGACGTCATCCGGACCGCCCAGCTTGGCGAGATCGCCCAGCCCTACTGCAGTAAGTCCGACTTCAATTTGAAATCACTGACACCTGCACGCGATGGCTAACTCGATCAGTGCCACGGCTACTGTGACTCTTGAAGCGATCCCCCAGTCCCAGACACCGATCGGATCGTGGCCGAACCAAGATACTGCCAAACACGACAATATGCGACCGAACGCACCCATCGAAATCGACGTATCGTACGCACCACCCACCAACGAGCAGGGTGGTGAGAACCCATGACGGACCACCGCGGCTCCGACGAACCAGTCGATCAGGAGACCCGCGACCAGGCGCTCTCCCGGGATGACTGGCGCCAATTCTGTGGCGTAGTGGGGCCGACGCGTGGCGGCTATGCCCGCCTCGAGATCCACCACAAAGAGCGCAATCCCGACCACATGGAGGAACACGACCTGAAGAATCTGGTGACGCTGTGCCGGCACTGCCACGGCTGGTTCCACCGGAAGCCCACGGCCGACGATGTCGAGACCGAGCCCTGCCTGCCGACCGGCCAGAACTGCTCCCGCAGGATTTCGAGATCCTGGGCTATCTCGAACAGGATGGCCCCGCCTCGACCAGCGAGATAGCAGAGGCTGTCAGTATCGAGCAGTCCGAGATGACTATCCGCGAGCGGTTGTCGGTGCTTGGGCCCAGATAGTCTCGTCGACGAACGCGAGACCCAGATCGTCGACAAGGATGTCGACACTGGCGAGTGGGGCTGCCCGACGATATCGATGTCTCGGCACGCGGCCGCGTCCCGGAGAACACGCGGACGCTACTGAAGCGTGCCGAAGACGAGCGATCCGGCTGGCGATCGCTGCCGGGTACAACCGGCCGACGGTAGCCGACGTCTACGATGTCGGCTACCGGACGACCGCGCAAGGAACGCCGTGCGCATGCCTTCCAGCTGCCGCTGACGAAGCTGTATAGGCAGGCAGACGGCGAGCAGACGGAGGTCACGGCGGACGCTGCCGACCGCGAGTCAGAGCACCGACTCCACCTCGGTAAGTAACGGCCTGCCTTCCCCCATCTGCTGACAGTGGGGGGCAGTGGCTGACAGAAGCGGTGCAGACGGTCGGCGCGTATGCGAATCGAGTATCTGGGGTCCGATTGCCAGCTGCCGGAGAAGTGGGGACGGCAATGGGACGGAGCTGTCTGTGACACGGATTTACGCTCAGAATCCAAGGGTGGAGCAGCCACACTCCCTCACGGCCGCCTCTCGTGGGCACAGCGTCACTGAGCGACGTACGCCGTGCGCATCGATTACTGCGACAACGTTGATCGCTTCAAGCCGTCTCAGACGCTGCTGGCCGTCGACTGCAGACCCATCGAGTGCTACTTGTCGGAAAACCACCGACGTCAGGTAAAAAGCACGAACAGGTATTCATTTTTTGTACCATTATACAGTAAGAAAAATCCCACATTGGTTACCAAATTAGCATAATTTATTTACATATGGATGAGAATACACGGTTATGGTCCATCAGTTCGATGACGACGTCGATGATGATGATGAATCGGTCCGTGGCCCAGTCAATTCATCAGGAGATCATGCTGATAGCTTAGCTCCCAGCGACGCGAACCATAATACCGATGAGACGTCATTTGATAAACTGTACCGGAACCAAGATAGCGGGGAGAAGTCAGCTCATGACAAATACCGAAGTGACTCCAACTGACAGCCAGTAGTGTATGAGTGATGACTCTGAGGAAGTCCCGCTATTTGAGCACCCTGTCGACGATGTGGCAGAGCTGGAACATGAACGCGCTATTGCACTCTCGTTTCGAGAGAAGAATCTGACTGAGAAGTCATTAGGTGAAAAAACGAAATCGACGGAATCGGCAGAACTCGTCGACGAGTTTGTTGACTACGTGTTTGACAAAGTAGAGCACCCTGGACTGGACGCAGAATATGTGACGTACAAAGAGTTCGACCTCGATCGGAAGTACGTAAACGCGTTGGTGTTGCGGAATGCACACGGTATTACGTTCGAAGATTTGCGCGAATATTTATATAACAATCCAACGGTCGCCGAACGGATCGGCTTTGACACCGATGAGAGTTTTCCGACTGCGAATACGATAAATCAGAAGGCCATCGGTTGGAAATCAGCAACTCCTGGATCCCCAACCGAGACGTACCGGGATCTCCTTGAGGACGTCGCCAAGCGTCTTGTCTGGGGTGCAGTTCGATTCGGAGTTGTACTCCCAGAACGGACGATCGATAACTACGATATCAAACTCTCTTACGACGAGGCGCTCGCACAGGTGACGCGTGAGACTGAGCGCACTGGATTGCACACTACCATACGATATCTGCTCGATAGGACGGGATCCCATTTCGCATTCAACCGAGCATCGAATGCATCCCAGGATTTCGAGAGATATATCGCTCTTTTCGCTCGGGCTGTTGACGGCGACGAGGGGCTCAGTGAAGCATGGCTATCCGAGTAATGTCGATTTAGACGGCCCGACTAATTATTATCAAAACGTCGGGAAATATCCCGAACAAGAAGACCGATTTCAGAATGACTTACAATCGATCGGGGGTCAATTCGATAAGGCACTGTTTGACATGCTAAAACTAGTCGGAGAGCTTGACATTTTCGACGACGGCGTTACTGTCGCCCAAGATCCAACCCTTGTGAAGAGTGCCCTCGCGGACTCTGATTTAACGATCGGTTCCGGCAATACACAAGTGTGGTATTTTCCGATCTCTGCGGGTGTTGAGAATCAGTTCCGTTTGGTCTGGAACATCGATCTGTTCGATTCGAAAGACCAAACGCATGATAAATTCAAAGACAGATTAGAGATTATAGACAAAATCATTGGTGTGAAGAATCTCTGCCTCGATGGCGAATACGATTCGGAACGAGTTATAGAGGCATGCGAGGATATTGTTTCCGAAAACTGGCTAATCGGGACAGGGTATAACCCTGAACGCGAAGATTTTCCCTCAGAAGAAGAGCTGCCAAATCCAGGGGATTCAACGATCTGGGGTGGGGTAAGTGTCGGAGATAAAGACGTCAATTTGGTAGCAGTACACCGATACGGCGAGGACTCGCAAGTGCAATTGTTTTTCACGAATATCGAGGAAGACGGTATGGATACAGATGAGATTTTGGCGCTCCATAATCGGAGACAGGCAATTGAGACAACGATACAAGAAGTGAAGGAACTCAGACCGGAGATAGGAGTTGAGGATCGAGATCACCAGTTCTTTTCGATGTGTATGGCTACGTATTTGTACAATATATACATGCTGACAAAGATACTCTATACCCCAAAGTATCAATTAGGGTTGACTCCGAATAAGTCGGAGATCTTGACGGGTGTGATAGAGGTCTGTGCTGGCGACTACCCGAAGTACAACGATGGAGTGTAAACCACGTAATGCCGAGTACAGATTCACGATGGACAGGACAAGTTTCCGTTGCACATCTCGCCCGCTTCAGTGAATACGGCTACTATCCGAGACGTAGTCCATTTTGTTGCGAAACGAGATGAAGTGATTTTAGCCACGCGAAGTGACAATGATAGATGCTGCGTATTTGGCTCCACACCGGTAGTTGACGCGAATGAAACCGGGGACACCACGGATGGAGATGTAGGGAAGAAAATAATGGTCGATGCCAGAGCCCTCGCGGATTATTTCAAGTCCTTTGAGACGGACGTGTGTGAGCTTACAGTTACATCGAGAGCGGACGGGACTGGCGGAACAATAACCATCTCTGACCGATCGCTGACGTTCAACATCTCGTTTTCCGACAGGAGACGGTGGGAGGGGACTTTCCATGAACCTGAGTTTCAGGCTGATTTAGAGGGTACTGCGACGAAACTTGTATCTGGGTTAGATTTGTTGTCGAAAATTGACTCGGGATACTCTGAGCATGTATTGTTGGGTGTGAGTGACCAAGTGATGTGCGCATACGCGTGGAGTGAGTTGACCGAGATGGTATTCGGAGTCCAGCCCTCGGAAGTTCATACTTGCTCAGGTCCATTCCACTCTATCTACCCCCACGATGTCTTGCGGGAAAGTCTCAGCATATTTGAAGCTGACTCATCAATCCGTATGAGACTCACACCTGCGAAAAATCCCAGCAATTGGGCCGTCGGCGGGCAAGCAAAATTTGCGTCTGTAGACACTGAATATGATCTAACACTCTGGTTGAAACCAAAATACAAACCCAATGCTGACAAACCGCCTGCCCTTGGTCAAAAATTGTTATCAACCTTCAGAGATCAAGACCAAATCGCTCAATCAGATCTTACGTGGTTGCCTTGCTGACGGCCATACATGCCAGCCACCAGTTTAGTGATCATCAGTTTCCGAGTACAATGTTATAGCCAAATATAATTGACTTTTTGATATATACAGAATCCAGCCAAACTTATTTCGGCCCATTAGGACTTGTGAGGGATTTTGCAAGCTTAGACCACATGACCCGGAGTTTTCAAAACTCAATATGAGTGGACAGCTCACCAATTTTGCATAGATAGTGTGTTCAAGCGCTCTTGACGTAGTTTAGTTCACTTACAGAATATGGATAAAATTAGCGATTGGGGCCCCTCATTCTTACCAAACATAGAAGGTGAAGAGTAGTCAAAAAGTTTGGTAAGACCCTGATTACACGCACTTTGCTTAGTTTCCAGAGCGCGAGAACGGTCACTACCCTCCACCGTTTCCGGGCTTTTCTGTGACTTAGAAAGGCACCTCTCTTTAGAATCGTAGTAGTCCGCACTCAGTAGTCGGAAATATCTGACTGGAGAAGGTTGTTATCGTCGGCCGTCGACTTGATGATGTTCGCAAGTTCCTCGAAGCGGGTCGTCGAGAGTAGGACTTCCAGCACAGATTTCAGTGGAACGTCAAGCTCGTACTCGTGATACCGACCAGCCGAGAGTCCCTCGTTTCGTTCATAGACGCTAATGAGCCCGAGCATATTCATATCCGAGAGGTGGTCGCGAACACGGCGCTCGCTCACGCTGTCAGCCTCAAGCCGGTCGCAAATCTTCACGTATCGTTCGTATAAATCGCGAGAGCGAACCGGAACATCGTCAAGGGCTTGATGATACGCAAGCGCACAGAGGACAGCGTGTCCCTGTGTCGTGAGTTCCTGCATCCCCTCGTAGAGTTGGTTCTTCTCGAGTTCGTCTTGAGCGTCCCGGACGTGTTCCTCAGTCATGGTGTCAGAATCGGCAGATTGCGCGAGTTCGCCGGCTTCACGAAGCAGCCGGATTGCCTGTCGAGCAGATCCCGTGTCCTGAGCAGCAAATGCTGCACAGAGTGGGACGACATCATCCGTTAAGACACCATCGTGGAACGCCTTCTCGGCGCGGGGGTTGAGAATCGAGCGCAGTTGATTCGCGTCGTACGGTGGAAAGAGGATCTCTTTTTCGGCGAGCGTGTCCTTGACCTTCGGCGAGAGGTTGTCTCGGAACTGAAAATCATTGCTGATGCCAACGATTACTGGGCGTACGTCGTCGACGTAGCCATTCGACCGTGCTCGAGGAAGACCGTAGAGGATGTCGTCAGAGTGGCCGATGTTATCGATCTCGTCGAGGACAATCACGACTGTGCCACCAAGCGCGTCGAGTTCCTCATAGAGGATATCGAAAACCCGCTGCTGAGAGTAGCCAGTGGTGCTGATGCGGTCCTTGTCTTGGCTTTCACGGAGTTCGTTGACGAGAGCAACGGCGACCTGGTATGACGAAGAGATTCTCGCAGCTGACCCAAACGGTCGAGAGATCGACATCATCGTACTCAACAGCGTCGTTCTCGAGATGGGACAACATAAATTTCGTCGCGACGGTCTTCCCCGTTCCTGTCTTACCGTACAGAAAGATGTTGGACGTCGGGCGGTTATCGATAATCGGCTGAAGGGCTCGCTGATATTTTTCGAGTTCCTCGTCCCGTTCACGAATATCCTCGGGTTCATAGGAGTCATCAAGGGGCTCTGCATCAGCGAACACCTGATGGTCTCGTTGGAACATCCCCATGATAGACCGCCACACAGGACGATATGATAAAACCACCGCTTCCTTAGCTTCCGAAGCGTCCTAAGCTCGTGGGTACATAAAGAATACACACACCAGTGGTTCCGAAGCCACAGTTCTTTATAACCCCCTCTCACTCCACTGTTTCCGAAGCTATGCGAAAGACAGCTCATCACGCATTCCGAAAGGGAACTAATATTCACCAAAGAATTAAGACAATAACACCTGAACCATCACCGTACTAGCGCGAAAAATACGTGATAGAAAATAAATATGTCTAGTGAGAAAGGACAAAACCTATCTGAAAAACTGATCTTAGTTGATTGCCGGTGTGTCTTTCACTGATCCCTTTCCTTCTCTCATAGATAGCTTCGGAAATGGTGGAGTGAGGGTTTGTGAAATCTGGTCTCAGGAAAAGCTCCGGAAACAGTGGAGGGTCATACTCACATCCATCCGTCCAGCTCGCGTTCATCGTTTCAGCATCGAACTGGCCTGACTCAATATCGAGATTTCAGTTCGTCTACGCCTTCAGAAGCTTCTGAGCTAGTACTGTCCATGCGTGTCGCTCGTCTCGACCTACCTAGCACAAAGCTCCGGAAGTGGTGGAGGGGGTTCATTATCTCGCACAATAGCTCCGGAAACGGTGGAGGGTTGAATCCCCTTCCATATCCAGCTCTTCCGATGCTACTGATACCCTGCTAATCTCTTGTTTACGTCGTCCTTACCGGGGATTGCTCCGGAAAAGCTGGAGGGTATTGCGTCCAATCTTACCAAACATTTATTCTTTGCCAATCTCTATTGTTTGGTAAGACAATGCCCGGCCAACCACCATCTCCCGATTCGCTTCCCCAGTATCTTGCTGAGGGCGTCCCAAAGCAAGATGACGCAGACCTGCGCGCCCTCCAGGATTGGATCGATGATCTCCTCGAGTACCGCCAGGACGTCGCCACCGAAGATATCGACGCCGGCGAGGGTGAGTCAATCGAAGCTGTCGAGGAATCGAGTGGCGGGACGG encodes:
- a CDS encoding transposase codes for the protein MLKLVGELDIFDDGVTVAQDPTLVKSALADSDLTIGSGNTQVWYFPISAGVENQFRLVWNIDLFDSKDQTHDKFKDRLEIIDKIIGVKNLCLDGEYDSERVIEACEDIVSENWLIGTGYNPEREDFPSEEELPNPGDSTIWGGVSVGDKDVNLVAVHRYGEDSQVQLFFTNIEEDGMDTDEILALHNRRQAIETTIQEVKELRPEIGVEDRDHQFFSMCMATYLYNIYMLTKILYTPKYQLGLTPNKSEILTGVIEVCAGDYPKYNDGV
- a CDS encoding DUF6788 family protein is translated as MPGQPPSPDSLPQYLAEGVPKQDDADLRALQDWIDDLLEYRQDVATEDIDAGEGESIEAVEESSGGTVVIKKVSCGKDNCKCQSGELHGPYKYIVRRQGDSLNWEYKGPVSE
- a CDS encoding HNH endonuclease, with translation MTDHRGSDEPVDQETRDQALSRDDWRQFCGVVGPTRGGYARLEIHHKERNPDHMEEHDLKNLVTLCRHCHGWFHRKPTADDVETEPCLPTGQNCSRRISRSWAISNRMAPPRPAR